A window of Acropora muricata isolate sample 2 chromosome 3, ASM3666990v1, whole genome shotgun sequence contains these coding sequences:
- the LOC136912475 gene encoding uncharacterized protein, with amino-acid sequence MLSDHERCIQWCKEHNLLSSSINCPRQGCENTLNWQRRAASGDGFVWRCSKKNCNGQASIRQNSWFSGSKLSIEKVIALTYAWAHSYTTTQAMHETSLDDESTSSEPVIDWYNYCREVCADRIMKHHAGPIGGPGSTVEIDESKFGKRKYHRGRFIEGQWVFGGICRETEACFLVPVERRDRDTLLPIICAQILPGTRVMSDLWKSYDCLQNEGYQHLTVNHSLNFVDPDTGAHTQGIENTWWGVKRSMPRTGTSKDLFDSYLQEWLWRQHYKSDPFGNIIEHIADLYNVRV; translated from the coding sequence ATGCTAAGCGATCACGAAAGGTGCATACAGTGGTGTAAAGAACATAATCTACTCTCGTCGTCTATTAATTGTCCAAGACAGGGCTGTGAAAACACCCTGAATTGGCAAAGACGAGCTGCATCGGGAGATGGATTTGTTTGGCGATGCTCGaagaaaaattgcaatggacAAGCATCAATTCGCCAGAACTCATGGTTTTCTGGTAGTAAACTTTCCATTGAAAAAGTTATTGCCCTGACTTACGCTTGGGCGCACAGCTATACTACGACTCAAGCTATGCACGAGACCTCGTTGGACGATGAGAGCACCTCATCAGAACCGGTGATAGATTGGTATAACTATTGCCGGGAGGTTTGTGCAGACAGAATTATGAAACATCACGCGGGGCCAATAGGTGGACCTGGTTCGACTGTTGAGATCGACGAGTCTAAGTTTGGCAAGAGAAAGTATCACAGAGGTCGCTTCATCGAAGGACAGTGGGTCTTTGGTGGCATTTGCCGTGAAACCGAGGCCTGCTTCCTTGTTCCGGTAGAGCGCAGAGACAGAGATACCCTCTTGCCAATTATTTGCGCTCAAATATTGCCAGGAACACGCGTAATGAGCGATCTCTGGAAATCTTACGACTGCCTACAAAACGAGGGCTATCAACATCTAACAGTCAACCACAGCCTAAACTTCGTAGACCCAGACACCGGTGCCCACACGCAGGGCATTGAAAATACATGGTGGGGAGTAAAACGAAGTATGCCTCGTACAGGAACATCCAAGGATCTATTTGATAGCTACCTACAGGAGTGGTTGTGGCGTCAGCATTACAAAAGTGATCCCTTTGGAAACATAATCGAGCATATCGCCGATTTGTACAACGTTCGAGTTTAA